A part of Silurus meridionalis isolate SWU-2019-XX chromosome 18, ASM1480568v1, whole genome shotgun sequence genomic DNA contains:
- the tigarb gene encoding fructose-2,6-bisphosphatase TIGAR B, which translates to MMLTLGLTLVRHGETQYNKDKLLQGQGIDTSLSEMGFRQAEAAGQYLQDLHFTKAFVSNLQRAIQTAEIILRSNLHSAGVEMVLDPLLRERGFGVAEGRPKEDLKNMANAAGQACRDFTPPGGETLEQVKTRFRKFLKSMFQRILTDHRPGPSADAFPESALDTSIAGFADDGVENLHVHALVVSHGAFIRVAVRHLVDGLRCSLPQGIKMSQVYSACPNTGICRFVVTLRTDEDVPRPVAFHCIFINRKDHLAGLKD; encoded by the exons TGGTGAAACCCAGTACAACAAGGACAAGCTGCTGCAAG gtCAAGGTATTGACACTTCCTTGTCAGAAATGGGATTTCGGCAGGCAGAGGCTGCAGGCCAGTACCTTCAGGACCTTCACTTCACTAAGGCGTTTGTCAGCAACCTGCAGAGGGCCATCCAg ACGGCTGAGATCATCCTGAGAAGTAACCTGCACTCTGCGGGCGTTGAAATGGTTTTGGATCCGTTGCTCAGGGAGAGG GGGTTCGGCGTGGCCGAGGGTCGACCCAAAGAAGACCTGAAGAACATGGCGAACGCAGCAGGACAGGCCTGCAGGGATTTCACACCACCAGGAGGAGAAACTCTCGAACAG gtaaaAACCCGTTTCCGTAAGTTCCTCAAGTCCATGTTCCAGCGCATCCTAACCGACCACAGACCTGGTCCGAGCGCAGACGCGTTCCCCGAATCGGCCCTCGATACCTCAATCGCAGGATTTGCAGACGACGGTGTGGAGAACCTGCACGTCCACGCGTTAGTGGTGAGCCACGGCGCCTTCATCCGCGTTGCCGTGCGCCACCTGGTGGATGGGCTGCGCTGCAGCCTGCCCCAGGGGATCAAAATGAGCCAGGTTTACTCAGCCTGCCCCAACACGGGCATCTGCAGGTTCGTCGTCACGTTGCGGACGGACGAGGACGTCCCGAGACCTGTTGCGTTCCACTGCATCTTCATCAACAGGAAGGATCACCTCGCTGGACTGAAAGACTAG
- the fgf6b gene encoding fibroblast growth factor 6b: MAIARRSFASMVREAGARWTLGAVLLLGLLTEIGPPGAGASNGTWPERRWESLLSRSVLAISGERAETSWESDYLMGIKRVRRLYCNVGIGFHLQVFPDGRISGVHDENQYSLIEISAVERGVVSLYGVKSELFVAMSSRGRLYGSPTFKPECMFKETLLPNNYNAYESSVYKGFYIALSKHGRVKRGNKASTSMTVTHFLPRI; the protein is encoded by the exons ATGGCCATTGCGCGAAGGTCGTTCGCCAGTATGGTGCGCGAGGCCGGCGCGCGCTGGACGCTCGGCGCCGTGCTCCTCCTGGGCTTGCTGACCGAGATCGGGCCGCCGGGCGCCGGCGCCAGCAACGGGACATGGCCCGAGCGCCGCTGGGAGAGCCTGCTGTCGCGCTCCGTGCTGGCCATCTCGGGAGAGAGAGCGGAGACAAGCTGGGAGAGCGACTATTTGATGGGAATCAAGCGCGTGCGACGGCTTTACTGCAACGTGGGAATCGGGTTTCACCTGCAGGTCTTCCCAGACGGCCGGATCAGCGGCGTGCACGACGAGAACCAGTACA gtCTGATCGAGATCTCGGCGGTGGAGCGCGGCGTGGTGAGTCTGTACGGCGTCAAGAGCGAGCTCTTCGTCGCCATGAGCAGCAGGGGAAGACTATACGGCTCG CCCACCTTTAAACCCGAGTGCATGTTTAAGGAGACCTTGCTGCCGAACAACTACAATGCCTACGAGTCTTCCGTTTACAAGGGATTCTACATCGCTCTCAGCAAACACGGCCGAGTGAAGAGAGGCAACAAGGCCAGCACCTCCATGACGGTCACTCACTTCCTCCCTCGAATATGA
- the fgf23 gene encoding fibroblast growth factor 23, producing MVHEAARRLHVRALVALWLGTLHGCGNSQAAPNPSSPLQSSNWGNPRRYVHLRTSTEFNNFYLEISLTGHVRKTTHRGSYSVMVLKAESRDQVAIFGVKSNRFLCMDAHGNLFTSAVCHRDDCLFHHKLLENHRDVYYSTRSAVLLDLDGVKQVYSAGRNLPQTALFLSERSTVPLERLQHRERRGRQDEAPEGQRARPRDAFHAEESDSRAARDDDAEFPEDRGGASRETRASPGDDDPWDAEHVRSPGSPRMSGTVG from the exons ATGGTGCACGAGGCTGCTCGCCGTCTGCACGTGCGCGCTTTGGTGGCACTCTGGCTCGGGACGCTTCACGGATGCGGGAATAGTCAAGCAGCCCCGAACCCTTCTTCACCACTGCAAAGTTCCAACTGGGGCAACCCGAGGAGATACGTGCACCTGCGCACCAGCACCGAGTTTAACAACTTCTACCTGGAGATCAGCCTGACTGGGCACGTGCGCAAAACGACGCACCGGGGCTCATACA GTGTGATGGTACTGAAAGCCGAGAGCAGGGACCAGGTCGCGATATTTGGAGTAAAGAGTAACCGGTTCTTGTGCATGGACGCACATGGGAATCTTTTCACTTCT gcggTTTGCCACAGAGACGACTGCCTCTTCCATCACAAGCTCTTGGAGAACCACCGGGACGTGTACTACTCGACCCGGAGCGCAGTGCTGCTGGATTTAGACGGCGTGAAGCAGGTGTACTCGGCGGGCCGCAATCTGCCGCAGACGGCGCTGTTCCTGTCTGAGAGAAGCACGGTCCCGCTGGAGCGCCTGCAGCACCGCGAGCGACGCGGCCGCCAGGACGAGGCTCCCGAAGGGCAGCGCGCGCGCCCGCGCGACGCCTTCCACGCCGAGGAGTCGGACTCGCGCGCCGCCCGCGACGACGACGCGGAGTTTCCCGAAGACCGCGGCGGGGCCTCGCGCGAGACTCGCGCGTCGCCCGGCGACGACGACCCGTGGGACGCGGAGCACGTCAGGAGCCCAGGGAGTCCACGGATGTCCGGAACGGTTGGATGA
- the LOC124401843 gene encoding piggyBac transposable element-derived protein 4-like isoform X1 — protein sequence MDRPSRQKKVINYFELDNDGGKDFATPKRKARASQKERPETETSKNGIVDSPTKVEDKREPANKKLRKRDLEAALILSQIQSTVNSVETLGSSQDETPPCNTEDTPPVVTNYSVEDNGMDDNLLALVQSSDEENIFEKSDNSDEGDLLMDETTYSSYSAESSDEDFLSSTSQQPEKRFKQSASPKPRVSALNRVRQPLRGKGKKRGRKAKSFPDVSPNTPEEIWNKSTDEDITPQPPAFNPSRTPGPQLNPTASYTVLQLFQLFLSTSVLQTILINTNAYGEKMYKGPKQWKDLSMNDLYSYLLLVIFMGLVKVRSLKDYWRKSDTFKIPFPEQIMSSRKFFTISSALHLSDPEVDAENNQKRGTAAYDRLCKIKPMYLQMRDACKNYFHPFQNIAIDERMVATKARNGLKQYIKGNPTKWGYKLFVLGDSHCGYTWDFFIYEGKSPEISSPQNHGLSYKSVMALIDEKMLGTGYKLFVDNFYTSPALFQDLLKKDIFGCGAIRSNCIGYPKTITNKLPNKAPRGTHRWLREGNLLFVEWKDTRVVYMCSTFHKGTESSTVQRKVKGKAGQWKNLDLPVPECVVEYNRYMGGVDLSDALIGYYTVLHKTRKWYQTFFYHFVDIAIVNAFILHQETACAKNQKPMTQKQFREKLIEELGALVLSNLPPSRPSLPEKTRHLPGNFASDSSKGRRTCKVCGQRTPVYCKTCLVPLCFQPKRDCFSAWHELH from the exons aTGGACCGACCATCGAG GCAAAAGAAAGTCATCAATTACTTTGAATTGGATAATGATGGTGGTAAGGACTTTGCCACTCCGAAAAGAAAAGCTCGGGCTTCTCAGAAGGAACGTCCAGAGACCGAAACCAGTAAAAATGGAATCGTCGATTCACCAACAAAAGTGGAGGACAAGAG GGAGCCTGCGAATAAAAAGCTCCGTAAGCGAGATTTAGAGGCTGCTCTCATTCTGTCTCAGATCCAGTCTACAGTAAACTCCGTAGAGACGCTCGGGAGTAGTCAAG atgaaactCCGCCCTGCAACACTGAAGACACGCCCCCTGTGGTGACAAACTATAGCGTGGAAGACAACGGCATGG ACGATAATTTATTGGCGCTTGTTCAAAGCAGCGACGAGGAAAATATTTTTGAGAAAAGCGACAACAGCGACGAAGGAGATCTGCTTATGGATGAAACAACATATAG CAGTTATTCAGCTGAATCCTCTGATGAGGACTTTCTTTCAAGCACCAGCCAACAACCGGAAAAAAGGTTCAAGCAGTCGGCTTCTCCAAAACCACGTGTTTCAGCTCTGAATCGGGTCCGTCAACCATTAAGAGGGAAAGGCAAAAAGAGAGGCAGAAAAGCCAAGTCTTTCCCGGATGTTTCCCCTAATACACCTGAAGAGATATGGAATAAATCTACGGATGAGGATATTACACCACAGCCTCCAGCCTTCAACCCGTCCAGAACACCAGGCCCACAGCTTAACCCCACAGCATCATACACTGTGCTGCAGCTGTTCCAGCTGTTCCTCTCTACTTCAGTGCTGCAGACAATTTTGATAAACACTAATGCTTATGGAGAGAAGATGTACAAAGGCCCAAAACAGTGGAAGGATCTTTCTATGAATGACTTATATTCTTACCTGCTGCTCGTGATCTTCATGGGTCTGGTGAAAGTGCGTTCGCTAAAGGATTACTGGAGGAAATCAGACACCTTTAAAATTCCCTTTCCTGAACAAATAATGTCTTCAAGGAAATTCTTCACCATCTCCTCTGCACTGCATCTCAGTGATCCTGAAGTGgacgctgaaaacaaccaaaaaagaGGAACAGCTGCGTATGACCGCCTCTGCAAGATCAAGCCCATGTATCTCCAGATGAGAGACGCATGTAAAAACTATTTTCATCCCTTCCAGAACATCGCCATCGACGAGAGGATGGTGGCAACGAAAGCTAGAAATGGcctaaaacaatatataaaaggCAACCCAACAAAGTGGGGATATAAACTCTTTGTGCTGGGGGACTCGCACTGTGGGTACACATGGGATTTCTTTATCTACGAGGGAAAATCTCCCGAAATATCCAGCCCACAGAACCATGGACTGAGCTACAAGTCTGTCATGGCACTTATTGATGAGAAGATGTTGGGCACTGGTTACAAACTGTTTGTCGACAACTTTTACACGAGTCCAGCCTTGTTCCAAGATCTCCTAAAGAAAGACATCTTCGGTTGCGGTGCTATTCGGTCCAACTGCATAGGCTACCCCAAAACCATCACCAACAAGCTTCCGAATAAAGCTCCCCGAGGCACTCATCGCTGGCTGAGAGAGGGGAACTTGCTGTTCGTGGAATGGAAGGATACCAGGGTGGTCTACATGTGCTCCACCTTTCACAAAGGCACTGAAAGTAGCACCGTGCAGAGGAAGGTGAAAGGTAAAGCCGGACAGTGGAAAAACTTGGATTTACCAGTTCCAGAGTGTGTTGTAGAATACAACAG gtACATGGGCGGAGTCGACTTATCAGACGCCCTCATCGGCTATTACACAGTCTTACACAAGACAAGAAAGTGGTACCAAACCTTTTTTTACCACTTTGTGGACATAGCCATCGTAAACGCCTTCATCCTACATCAGGAAACGGCCTGCGCCAAGAACCAGAAGCCGATGACGCAGAAGCAGTTCCGAGAAAAACTCATCGAGGAACTCGGTGCGTTAGTGCTTTCTAACCTTCCTCCATCTCGTCCATCCCTTCCTGAGAAAACACGCCATTTACCGGGGAACTTTGCTTCAGACAGCAGCAAAGGAAGGCGAACGTGCAAAGTGTGTGGCCAAAGAACCCCTGTATACTGCAAGACTTGTTTAGTGCCATTATGCTTTCAGCCAAAGCGTGACTGCTTCTCTGCTTGGCACGAGCTGCACTGA
- the LOC124401843 gene encoding piggyBac transposable element-derived protein 4-like isoform X2 translates to MDRPSRQKKVINYFELDNDGGKDFATPKRKARASQKERPETETSKNGIVDSPTKVEDKREPANKKLRKRDLEAALILSQIQSTVNSVETLGSSQDETPPCNTEDTPPVVTNYSVEDNGMDDNLLALVQSSDEENIFEKSDNSDEGDLLMDETTYSYSAESSDEDFLSSTSQQPEKRFKQSASPKPRVSALNRVRQPLRGKGKKRGRKAKSFPDVSPNTPEEIWNKSTDEDITPQPPAFNPSRTPGPQLNPTASYTVLQLFQLFLSTSVLQTILINTNAYGEKMYKGPKQWKDLSMNDLYSYLLLVIFMGLVKVRSLKDYWRKSDTFKIPFPEQIMSSRKFFTISSALHLSDPEVDAENNQKRGTAAYDRLCKIKPMYLQMRDACKNYFHPFQNIAIDERMVATKARNGLKQYIKGNPTKWGYKLFVLGDSHCGYTWDFFIYEGKSPEISSPQNHGLSYKSVMALIDEKMLGTGYKLFVDNFYTSPALFQDLLKKDIFGCGAIRSNCIGYPKTITNKLPNKAPRGTHRWLREGNLLFVEWKDTRVVYMCSTFHKGTESSTVQRKVKGKAGQWKNLDLPVPECVVEYNRYMGGVDLSDALIGYYTVLHKTRKWYQTFFYHFVDIAIVNAFILHQETACAKNQKPMTQKQFREKLIEELGALVLSNLPPSRPSLPEKTRHLPGNFASDSSKGRRTCKVCGQRTPVYCKTCLVPLCFQPKRDCFSAWHELH, encoded by the exons aTGGACCGACCATCGAG GCAAAAGAAAGTCATCAATTACTTTGAATTGGATAATGATGGTGGTAAGGACTTTGCCACTCCGAAAAGAAAAGCTCGGGCTTCTCAGAAGGAACGTCCAGAGACCGAAACCAGTAAAAATGGAATCGTCGATTCACCAACAAAAGTGGAGGACAAGAG GGAGCCTGCGAATAAAAAGCTCCGTAAGCGAGATTTAGAGGCTGCTCTCATTCTGTCTCAGATCCAGTCTACAGTAAACTCCGTAGAGACGCTCGGGAGTAGTCAAG atgaaactCCGCCCTGCAACACTGAAGACACGCCCCCTGTGGTGACAAACTATAGCGTGGAAGACAACGGCATGG ACGATAATTTATTGGCGCTTGTTCAAAGCAGCGACGAGGAAAATATTTTTGAGAAAAGCGACAACAGCGACGAAGGAGATCTGCTTATGGATGAAACAACATATAG TTATTCAGCTGAATCCTCTGATGAGGACTTTCTTTCAAGCACCAGCCAACAACCGGAAAAAAGGTTCAAGCAGTCGGCTTCTCCAAAACCACGTGTTTCAGCTCTGAATCGGGTCCGTCAACCATTAAGAGGGAAAGGCAAAAAGAGAGGCAGAAAAGCCAAGTCTTTCCCGGATGTTTCCCCTAATACACCTGAAGAGATATGGAATAAATCTACGGATGAGGATATTACACCACAGCCTCCAGCCTTCAACCCGTCCAGAACACCAGGCCCACAGCTTAACCCCACAGCATCATACACTGTGCTGCAGCTGTTCCAGCTGTTCCTCTCTACTTCAGTGCTGCAGACAATTTTGATAAACACTAATGCTTATGGAGAGAAGATGTACAAAGGCCCAAAACAGTGGAAGGATCTTTCTATGAATGACTTATATTCTTACCTGCTGCTCGTGATCTTCATGGGTCTGGTGAAAGTGCGTTCGCTAAAGGATTACTGGAGGAAATCAGACACCTTTAAAATTCCCTTTCCTGAACAAATAATGTCTTCAAGGAAATTCTTCACCATCTCCTCTGCACTGCATCTCAGTGATCCTGAAGTGgacgctgaaaacaaccaaaaaagaGGAACAGCTGCGTATGACCGCCTCTGCAAGATCAAGCCCATGTATCTCCAGATGAGAGACGCATGTAAAAACTATTTTCATCCCTTCCAGAACATCGCCATCGACGAGAGGATGGTGGCAACGAAAGCTAGAAATGGcctaaaacaatatataaaaggCAACCCAACAAAGTGGGGATATAAACTCTTTGTGCTGGGGGACTCGCACTGTGGGTACACATGGGATTTCTTTATCTACGAGGGAAAATCTCCCGAAATATCCAGCCCACAGAACCATGGACTGAGCTACAAGTCTGTCATGGCACTTATTGATGAGAAGATGTTGGGCACTGGTTACAAACTGTTTGTCGACAACTTTTACACGAGTCCAGCCTTGTTCCAAGATCTCCTAAAGAAAGACATCTTCGGTTGCGGTGCTATTCGGTCCAACTGCATAGGCTACCCCAAAACCATCACCAACAAGCTTCCGAATAAAGCTCCCCGAGGCACTCATCGCTGGCTGAGAGAGGGGAACTTGCTGTTCGTGGAATGGAAGGATACCAGGGTGGTCTACATGTGCTCCACCTTTCACAAAGGCACTGAAAGTAGCACCGTGCAGAGGAAGGTGAAAGGTAAAGCCGGACAGTGGAAAAACTTGGATTTACCAGTTCCAGAGTGTGTTGTAGAATACAACAG gtACATGGGCGGAGTCGACTTATCAGACGCCCTCATCGGCTATTACACAGTCTTACACAAGACAAGAAAGTGGTACCAAACCTTTTTTTACCACTTTGTGGACATAGCCATCGTAAACGCCTTCATCCTACATCAGGAAACGGCCTGCGCCAAGAACCAGAAGCCGATGACGCAGAAGCAGTTCCGAGAAAAACTCATCGAGGAACTCGGTGCGTTAGTGCTTTCTAACCTTCCTCCATCTCGTCCATCCCTTCCTGAGAAAACACGCCATTTACCGGGGAACTTTGCTTCAGACAGCAGCAAAGGAAGGCGAACGTGCAAAGTGTGTGGCCAAAGAACCCCTGTATACTGCAAGACTTGTTTAGTGCCATTATGCTTTCAGCCAAAGCGTGACTGCTTCTCTGCTTGGCACGAGCTGCACTGA
- the LOC124401843 gene encoding piggyBac transposable element-derived protein 4-like isoform X4, with protein sequence MDDNLLALVQSSDEENIFEKSDNSDEGDLLMDETTYSSYSAESSDEDFLSSTSQQPEKRFKQSASPKPRVSALNRVRQPLRGKGKKRGRKAKSFPDVSPNTPEEIWNKSTDEDITPQPPAFNPSRTPGPQLNPTASYTVLQLFQLFLSTSVLQTILINTNAYGEKMYKGPKQWKDLSMNDLYSYLLLVIFMGLVKVRSLKDYWRKSDTFKIPFPEQIMSSRKFFTISSALHLSDPEVDAENNQKRGTAAYDRLCKIKPMYLQMRDACKNYFHPFQNIAIDERMVATKARNGLKQYIKGNPTKWGYKLFVLGDSHCGYTWDFFIYEGKSPEISSPQNHGLSYKSVMALIDEKMLGTGYKLFVDNFYTSPALFQDLLKKDIFGCGAIRSNCIGYPKTITNKLPNKAPRGTHRWLREGNLLFVEWKDTRVVYMCSTFHKGTESSTVQRKVKGKAGQWKNLDLPVPECVVEYNRYMGGVDLSDALIGYYTVLHKTRKWYQTFFYHFVDIAIVNAFILHQETACAKNQKPMTQKQFREKLIEELGALVLSNLPPSRPSLPEKTRHLPGNFASDSSKGRRTCKVCGQRTPVYCKTCLVPLCFQPKRDCFSAWHELH encoded by the exons ATGG ACGATAATTTATTGGCGCTTGTTCAAAGCAGCGACGAGGAAAATATTTTTGAGAAAAGCGACAACAGCGACGAAGGAGATCTGCTTATGGATGAAACAACATATAG CAGTTATTCAGCTGAATCCTCTGATGAGGACTTTCTTTCAAGCACCAGCCAACAACCGGAAAAAAGGTTCAAGCAGTCGGCTTCTCCAAAACCACGTGTTTCAGCTCTGAATCGGGTCCGTCAACCATTAAGAGGGAAAGGCAAAAAGAGAGGCAGAAAAGCCAAGTCTTTCCCGGATGTTTCCCCTAATACACCTGAAGAGATATGGAATAAATCTACGGATGAGGATATTACACCACAGCCTCCAGCCTTCAACCCGTCCAGAACACCAGGCCCACAGCTTAACCCCACAGCATCATACACTGTGCTGCAGCTGTTCCAGCTGTTCCTCTCTACTTCAGTGCTGCAGACAATTTTGATAAACACTAATGCTTATGGAGAGAAGATGTACAAAGGCCCAAAACAGTGGAAGGATCTTTCTATGAATGACTTATATTCTTACCTGCTGCTCGTGATCTTCATGGGTCTGGTGAAAGTGCGTTCGCTAAAGGATTACTGGAGGAAATCAGACACCTTTAAAATTCCCTTTCCTGAACAAATAATGTCTTCAAGGAAATTCTTCACCATCTCCTCTGCACTGCATCTCAGTGATCCTGAAGTGgacgctgaaaacaaccaaaaaagaGGAACAGCTGCGTATGACCGCCTCTGCAAGATCAAGCCCATGTATCTCCAGATGAGAGACGCATGTAAAAACTATTTTCATCCCTTCCAGAACATCGCCATCGACGAGAGGATGGTGGCAACGAAAGCTAGAAATGGcctaaaacaatatataaaaggCAACCCAACAAAGTGGGGATATAAACTCTTTGTGCTGGGGGACTCGCACTGTGGGTACACATGGGATTTCTTTATCTACGAGGGAAAATCTCCCGAAATATCCAGCCCACAGAACCATGGACTGAGCTACAAGTCTGTCATGGCACTTATTGATGAGAAGATGTTGGGCACTGGTTACAAACTGTTTGTCGACAACTTTTACACGAGTCCAGCCTTGTTCCAAGATCTCCTAAAGAAAGACATCTTCGGTTGCGGTGCTATTCGGTCCAACTGCATAGGCTACCCCAAAACCATCACCAACAAGCTTCCGAATAAAGCTCCCCGAGGCACTCATCGCTGGCTGAGAGAGGGGAACTTGCTGTTCGTGGAATGGAAGGATACCAGGGTGGTCTACATGTGCTCCACCTTTCACAAAGGCACTGAAAGTAGCACCGTGCAGAGGAAGGTGAAAGGTAAAGCCGGACAGTGGAAAAACTTGGATTTACCAGTTCCAGAGTGTGTTGTAGAATACAACAG gtACATGGGCGGAGTCGACTTATCAGACGCCCTCATCGGCTATTACACAGTCTTACACAAGACAAGAAAGTGGTACCAAACCTTTTTTTACCACTTTGTGGACATAGCCATCGTAAACGCCTTCATCCTACATCAGGAAACGGCCTGCGCCAAGAACCAGAAGCCGATGACGCAGAAGCAGTTCCGAGAAAAACTCATCGAGGAACTCGGTGCGTTAGTGCTTTCTAACCTTCCTCCATCTCGTCCATCCCTTCCTGAGAAAACACGCCATTTACCGGGGAACTTTGCTTCAGACAGCAGCAAAGGAAGGCGAACGTGCAAAGTGTGTGGCCAAAGAACCCCTGTATACTGCAAGACTTGTTTAGTGCCATTATGCTTTCAGCCAAAGCGTGACTGCTTCTCTGCTTGGCACGAGCTGCACTGA
- the LOC124401843 gene encoding piggyBac transposable element-derived protein 4-like isoform X3: MDRPSRQKKVINYFELDNDGGKDFATPKRKARASQKERPETETSKNGIVDSPTKVEDKREPANKKLRKRDLEAALILSQIQSTVNSVETLGSSQDETPPCNTEDTPPVVTNYSVEDNGMDDNLLALVQSSDEENIFEKSDNSDEGDLLMDETTYSSYSAESSDEDFLSSTSQQPEKRFKQSASPKPRVSALNRVRQPLRGKGKKRGRKAKSFPDVSPNTPEEIWNKSTDEDITPQPPAFNPSRTPGPQLNPTASYTVLQLFQLFLSTSVLQTILINTNAYGEKMYKGPKQWKDLSMNDLYSYLLLVIFMGLVKVRSLKDYWRKSDTFKIPFPEQIMSSRKFFTISSALHLSDPEVDAENNQKRGTAAYDRLCKIKPMYLQMRDACKNYFHPFQNIAIDERMVATKARNGLKQYIKGNPTKWGYKLFVLGDSHCGYTWDFFIYEGKSPEISSPQNHGLSYKSVMALIDEKMLGTGYKLFVDNFYTSPALFQDLLKKDIFGCGAIRSNCIGYPKTITNKLPNKAPRGTHRWLREGNLLFVEWKDTRVVYMCSTFHKGTESSTVQRKVKGKAGQWKNLDLPVPECVVEYNRFFFSGTWAESTYQTPSSAITQSYTRQESGTKPFFTTLWT; encoded by the exons aTGGACCGACCATCGAG GCAAAAGAAAGTCATCAATTACTTTGAATTGGATAATGATGGTGGTAAGGACTTTGCCACTCCGAAAAGAAAAGCTCGGGCTTCTCAGAAGGAACGTCCAGAGACCGAAACCAGTAAAAATGGAATCGTCGATTCACCAACAAAAGTGGAGGACAAGAG GGAGCCTGCGAATAAAAAGCTCCGTAAGCGAGATTTAGAGGCTGCTCTCATTCTGTCTCAGATCCAGTCTACAGTAAACTCCGTAGAGACGCTCGGGAGTAGTCAAG atgaaactCCGCCCTGCAACACTGAAGACACGCCCCCTGTGGTGACAAACTATAGCGTGGAAGACAACGGCATGG ACGATAATTTATTGGCGCTTGTTCAAAGCAGCGACGAGGAAAATATTTTTGAGAAAAGCGACAACAGCGACGAAGGAGATCTGCTTATGGATGAAACAACATATAG CAGTTATTCAGCTGAATCCTCTGATGAGGACTTTCTTTCAAGCACCAGCCAACAACCGGAAAAAAGGTTCAAGCAGTCGGCTTCTCCAAAACCACGTGTTTCAGCTCTGAATCGGGTCCGTCAACCATTAAGAGGGAAAGGCAAAAAGAGAGGCAGAAAAGCCAAGTCTTTCCCGGATGTTTCCCCTAATACACCTGAAGAGATATGGAATAAATCTACGGATGAGGATATTACACCACAGCCTCCAGCCTTCAACCCGTCCAGAACACCAGGCCCACAGCTTAACCCCACAGCATCATACACTGTGCTGCAGCTGTTCCAGCTGTTCCTCTCTACTTCAGTGCTGCAGACAATTTTGATAAACACTAATGCTTATGGAGAGAAGATGTACAAAGGCCCAAAACAGTGGAAGGATCTTTCTATGAATGACTTATATTCTTACCTGCTGCTCGTGATCTTCATGGGTCTGGTGAAAGTGCGTTCGCTAAAGGATTACTGGAGGAAATCAGACACCTTTAAAATTCCCTTTCCTGAACAAATAATGTCTTCAAGGAAATTCTTCACCATCTCCTCTGCACTGCATCTCAGTGATCCTGAAGTGgacgctgaaaacaaccaaaaaagaGGAACAGCTGCGTATGACCGCCTCTGCAAGATCAAGCCCATGTATCTCCAGATGAGAGACGCATGTAAAAACTATTTTCATCCCTTCCAGAACATCGCCATCGACGAGAGGATGGTGGCAACGAAAGCTAGAAATGGcctaaaacaatatataaaaggCAACCCAACAAAGTGGGGATATAAACTCTTTGTGCTGGGGGACTCGCACTGTGGGTACACATGGGATTTCTTTATCTACGAGGGAAAATCTCCCGAAATATCCAGCCCACAGAACCATGGACTGAGCTACAAGTCTGTCATGGCACTTATTGATGAGAAGATGTTGGGCACTGGTTACAAACTGTTTGTCGACAACTTTTACACGAGTCCAGCCTTGTTCCAAGATCTCCTAAAGAAAGACATCTTCGGTTGCGGTGCTATTCGGTCCAACTGCATAGGCTACCCCAAAACCATCACCAACAAGCTTCCGAATAAAGCTCCCCGAGGCACTCATCGCTGGCTGAGAGAGGGGAACTTGCTGTTCGTGGAATGGAAGGATACCAGGGTGGTCTACATGTGCTCCACCTTTCACAAAGGCACTGAAAGTAGCACCGTGCAGAGGAAGGTGAAAGGTAAAGCCGGACAGTGGAAAAACTTGGATTTACCAGTTCCAGAGTGTGTTGTAGAATACAACAG atttttcttttcaggtACATGGGCGGAGTCGACTTATCAGACGCCCTCATCGGCTATTACACAGTCTTACACAAGACAAGAAAGTGGTACCAAACCTTTTTTTACCACTTTGTGGACATAG